Proteins encoded together in one Flavobacteriales bacterium window:
- the rpsK gene encoding 30S ribosomal protein S11, whose amino-acid sequence MAKQQDKGAAAGKKKKKNVHVEAFGQAHIHATFNNIIVSLTNNKGEVISWSSAGKQGFRGSKKNTPYAGQVSAEEAAREAFELGLRKVKVFVKGPGGGRESAIRALHNSGVEVTEIVDITPMPHNGCRPPKKRRV is encoded by the coding sequence ATGGCAAAGCAGCAGGACAAAGGCGCCGCCGCCGGCAAGAAGAAGAAGAAGAACGTGCATGTGGAGGCCTTCGGACAGGCCCACATCCACGCCACGTTCAACAACATCATCGTGAGCCTCACCAACAACAAGGGCGAGGTGATCAGTTGGTCGAGCGCCGGCAAGCAGGGCTTCCGTGGCAGCAAGAAGAACACCCCCTACGCCGGCCAGGTGAGCGCAGAGGAGGCCGCACGCGAGGCCTTCGAGCTCGGCCTTCGCAAGGTGAAGGTGTTCGTGAAGGGCCCAGGTGGTGGTCGCGAAAGCGCCATCCGTGCCCTGCACAACAGCGGCGTGGAGGTCACCGAGATCGTGGACATCACCCCCATGCCCCACAACGGCTGCCGTCCGCCCAAGAAACGCCGTGTTTGA
- the rpsD gene encoding 30S ribosomal protein S4, with product MARYTGPQTKIARKFKEPIYGEDKWMERKPYSPGQHGPNKRRKKESEYSLQLAEKQKAKYTYGILERQFQKMFGVAASKKGITGETLLQLCEARLDNTVYRLGIAPTRRAARQLVSHGHITVDQQVVNVPSYSLRPGQSVAVREKSRSLEAIANSVSSTHKRFDWLEWNPSTLSGKLIAMPERAQIPENIREQLIVELYSK from the coding sequence ATGGCACGTTATACCGGACCTCAGACCAAGATCGCGCGCAAGTTCAAGGAACCCATCTACGGTGAGGACAAGTGGATGGAGCGCAAGCCGTACAGCCCCGGGCAGCATGGGCCGAACAAGCGCCGCAAGAAGGAGAGCGAATACTCCCTCCAGCTCGCCGAAAAGCAGAAGGCCAAGTACACCTACGGCATCCTGGAACGCCAGTTCCAGAAGATGTTCGGGGTGGCCGCCAGCAAGAAGGGGATCACCGGTGAGACCCTCCTTCAGCTCTGCGAAGCCCGCCTGGACAACACCGTCTACCGCCTGGGCATCGCCCCCACCCGCCGCGCCGCCCGCCAGCTGGTGAGCCACGGCCACATCACGGTGGACCAGCAGGTGGTGAACGTGCCCAGCTACTCCCTGCGCCCCGGCCAGAGCGTGGCCGTGCGCGAGAAGAGCCGCAGCCTGGAGGCCATCGCCAACAGCGTGTCCTCCACCCACAAACGCTTCGACTGGCTCGAGTGGAACCCCTCCACCCTGTCCGGCAAGCTTATCGCCATGCCTGAGCGCGCCC